One genomic segment of Plasmodium cynomolgi strain B DNA, chromosome 14, whole genome shotgun sequence includes these proteins:
- a CDS encoding hypothetical protein (putative), whose amino-acid sequence MNYVIIFFLLLIKYGKSVIGTEAQNTNPNNDNNPYDESEIDEKWRLYQLETNPFIDLKHPNFNGDFIRCIDEYYVYETKEYNAYKKERYNNIKNYKTFEKKQFNCAINLFAHGRPNSRNANDYKIWSAAANINKYQAMLQKKYSKYIIYTPFISLSNFLGTQGLYTHLNYAYLLANRMALTFKNMMEDDTCYNYDVFIHSHCYGANIIRLMFTLDNEIWKLMDKALINVTYEREVLAILDDNFKLTLKDINIITDKSNIQYRKDPYFKIHKYYLYKSFQSKLSKKNVSEGFDDIFNDHNVTYGVLPQASSSADQDRGGKSSIDSLVAQPGTSGAQGGGEEEEEEEETESDNDDEFIFYIKQKKASKKGRRSSNRSLKRLHTYLLNKKFNLLSIVSTGPPLVGIVSNMEDIRVGHQKLMRYKFMFQNVPSFLRSKLLKTRDAQELLHVVNPGLLCLLALHEKLNYNYEKDTGSLISLFKNVNYYSDLDNDELMSLHTSLGLHSTLHMRSLSYYILNFRNEYYHRTYTLPAHLSNINVSNNYAFFEYIKNNKVCSQIKNSELERFVSYLNEIVNFDQKPQPYIPHRQIYKNPFLAHYVIPYMQENNIYTPHSILGTGRTSLLLYSYDIYKHIAMNGFSDRNVIKNDISFLYDADPFIYYNWMTYVGNQNDVDQDNFIKDFYVYSDNVNMNLMQNLFNMFVSTHYVKFFIFSKNNTADVYRSLHRTLRTFSLPINKVVLRRQKEKKINFPLLKNAQLDHDDNVIYEYMCRYTNFLKTFSYFNSLQYITNETFILNHETFKKYQNDRMGELRNEIKKAHKFIEENSSFSDMKHKLSAMYNIENTANSNERELEVNEEIGDLTTFESANYALEESKENSNSNDSIQNIDRTYVTYHGIYVNIRRTMTLMEAFQSISMYNSIYENMQYIEFLIKGSAYNDVEDHLNNLDDINSCLFDKNEDIELDFISKYCNYDQQAYFHIKKLYSSRNLYVLKSLKHCNYPKYRYLKLCENLNLLKTFFQSDLSVTLSTLHEREKKRMANMRDAIEREIHESDILSISNDSLAAIFHYKNEDISTFKINACFIIPEKPLIQNLFSNEEDKQSTEEGAKMKTVRKVSDGHVSASAIDLNAMTGSTTSLDSNASSLSGSPGSTSSLHSLESLSSYHGVVSDVIETGYELERELGLVAQMGMGLGSGSNKEQQKEKEMEKKERERKEMEKKEREKKEREKKEREKKEREKKEREKIEREKTEREKSDNSYAHSSSSHNSSGQNVFCTEVTLPVLLRRNVLKSAHDIYMRAIRNVMQSTHFRRAFNIREGEEPYESFIYFFDKFAYVYNKKNKYARTGDVKTFNTPQNIKWNYFYYLLKYGSGTNYNNEVFLENFFYGKESNLVKPKKDNILKEFLVHFTVFFYLFKLD is encoded by the exons atgaattatgtcatcatatttttccttttgctcaTAAAATATGGTAAAAGTGTGATAGGTACAGAAGCGCAGAATACAAATCCTAACAACGATAAT AACCCGTATGATGAAAGCGAAATTGACGAAAAATGGAGGTTATACCAGTTGGAGACGAACCCATTTATAGATCTGAAGCATCCGAATTTCAATGGCGACTTCATCAGGTGCATCGATGAGTACTACGTTTACGAGACGAAGGAGTACaatgcatataaaaaggaaagatataacaacataaaaaattacaaaacatTCGAAAAGAAGCAATTCAATTGTGCCATCAATTTGTTTGCCCATGGGAGACCAAATTCAAGAAACGCAAATGATTACAAAATATGGAGTGCTGCAGCGAATATAAACAAATACCAAGCCATGTTACAGAAAAAGTACAGCAAGTATATTATTTACACCCCATTTATCAgtctttcaaattttctagGAACACAAGGGCTATACACACACCTTAACTACGCTTACCTGTTGGCAAATAGAATGGCCCTaacgtttaaaaatatgatggaAGATGACACGTGTTATAATTATGATGTTTTTATCCATTCTCATTGTTACGGTGCAAATATAATTCGATTAATGTTTACTCTAGATAATGAAATTTGGAAATTGATGGATAAGGCTTTGATAAATGTTACGTACGAAAGGGAAGTGCTAGCCATACTTGATGACAATTTCAAACTGACACTAAAggatattaatataattactGACAAGAGCAACATACAGTATAGGAAGGAcccatattttaaaattcataAGTACTATTTGTATAAGTCCTTTCAATCCaaattaagtaaaaaaaacgtaagcGAAGGTTTTGACGACATATTTAATGACCATAATGTCACGTATGGTGTTCTTCCACAGGCGAGCAGTAGTGCTGACCAAGATAGAGGAGGCAAAAGCTCCATCGATAGTTTAGTGGCTCAACCAGGAACGAGTGGTGCACAAGGgggaggtgaagaagaagaagaagaggaagaaacagAATCGGACAATGACGacgaatttattttctacataaaacaaaaaaaagcgtctaaaaaaggaagacggTCATCGAACAGATCTTTGAAAAGATTACACACCTACTtgctaaataaaaaatttaatttgttaagTATCGTCTCGACGGGACCCCCCCTTGTCGGTATTGTATCCAACATGGAAGACATACGAGTCGGTCATCAGAAATTAATGAGGTACAAATTTATGTTCCAAAATgtgccttcctttttgagaTCGAAACTGTTAAAAACGAGGGATGCACAAGAATTATTACATGTGGTGAATCCAGGGTTATTATGTCTACTAGCTCTACATGAAAAGCTTAATTACAATTATGAAAAAGATACAGGTTCTTTAAtctctctttttaaaaatgtaaattattattccGATTTGGACAATGATGAACTTATGAGTTTACACACCAGCTTAGGGTTACATTCCACACTGCACATGAGATCGCTAAGCTACTACATTTTGAATTTCAGAAATGAGTACTACCACCGCACGTATACCCTCCCAGCGCATTTATCAAATATTAACGTTTCGAACAATTATGCATTCTTTGAgtatataaagaataataaagTATGTTCCCAAATTAAGAACAGCGAGTTGGAAAGGTTCGTCTCCTATTTGAAtgaaattgtaaattttgatCAAAAACCCCAGCCATATATTCCTCATAGgcaaatttacaaaaatccCTTCTTGGCACACTACGTCATACCGTACATGCAAgaaaataacatatataccCCTCACTCTATATTGGGAACGGGTAGGACATCACTATTACTGTACTCCTATGACATATACAAACATATAGCGATGAACGGATTTAGTGATAGGAATGTGatcaaaaatgatattaGCTTTTTGTACGATGCGGACCCTTTTATATACTACAACTGGATGACCTACGTAGGAAATCAAAATGATGTTGATCAGGATAATTTTATCAAGGACTTTTATGTATACTCAGataatgtaaatatgaaCCTGatgcaaaatttatttaatatgttTGTGTCCACACAttatgtgaaattttttatatttagtaaaaataaCACAGCGGATGTATACCGTAGTTTGCACAGAACTCTGAGAACCTTCTCCCTACCGATTAATAAAGTGGTTCTGAGAAGAcagaaagagaagaaaattaaCTTCCCTTTGCTAAAAAATGCCCAATTAGATCATGACGATAATGtcatatatgaatatatgtgCAGGTACaccaactttttaaaaacattttcctACTTTAATTCTCTGCAGTACATTACAAACGAAACGTTCATTCTTAACCATGAgacttttaaaaagtacCAAAATGATCGCATGGGGGAGTTaagaaatgaaataaaaaaggcacacaaaTTTATTGAAGAAAACAGCAGCTTCAGCGATATGAAGCATAAACTCAGTGCCATGTACAACATTGAAAATACAGCTAATAGCAACGAACGGGAACTTGAAGTGAACGAAGAAATAGGAGACCTCACCACATTCGAATCCGCTAACTACGCACTTGAGGAAAGCAAAGAAAATAGCAACAGCAACGACAGCATTCAAAATATAGATAGAACGTATGTTACTTATCATGGTATCTATGTAAACATTAGACGTACCATGACTCTTATGGAAGCCTTTCAATCCATTTCCATGTACAACAGCATCTACGAAAATATGCAGTATATCGAGTTTTTAATTAAAGGATCAGCATATAATGATGTGGAAGACCATTTGAACAATCTGGACGATATAAACTCCTGTCTCTTTGATAAAAACGAAGATATCGAACTTGactttatttcaaaatattgcAACTACGATCAGCAGGCCTACttccatataaaaaaattatattcctCGCGAAATCTATACGTTTTGAAATCCTTAAAACACTGTAACTATCCAAAATATAGATACTTGAAATTATGTGAAAATTTGAACCTCCTCAAAACGTTTTTCCAATCCGATTTAAGTGTTACTCTGTCCACATTACACGaacgagagaaaaaaagaatggcTAACATGAGGGATGCAATCGAAAGAGAAATCCACGAATCAGATATACTCTCCATTAGCAATGATTCCCTGGCAGCTATCtttcattacaaaaatgaagatattaGCACCTTTAAAATTAATGCTTGCTTTATCATTCCAGAGAAACCCCTTAttcaaaatttgttttccaaTGAGGAGGATAAGCAATCTACAGAAGAGggcgcaaaaatgaaaactgtGAGAAAGGTCAGCGATGGCCACGTTAGTGCCAGCGCCATTGACCTTAATGCCATGACTGGAAGTACCACCAGTTTGGACAGCAACGCCAGTAGCCTTAGCGGAAGTCCCGGTAGCACTAGCAGCCTCCACAGCCTTGAAAGTCTAAGCAGCTACCACGGTGTCGTCAGTGACGTGATCGAAACAGGGTACGAACTGGAGCGAGAGTTGGGCCTGGTCGCCCAGATGGGAATGGGCCTTGGAAGTGGAAGCAATAAGGAGCagcagaaggaaaaggaaatggagaagaaggaaagggagaggaaggaaatggagaagaaggaaagggagaagaaggaaagggagaagaaagaaagggagaagaaagaaagggagaagaaagaaagggAGAAGATCGAAAGGGAGAAGACCGAAAGGGAGAAGAGCGATAACAGTTACGCCCACAGCAGTAGCAGTCACAACAGCAGCGGCCAGAACGTCTTCTGCACCGAAGTGACTCTGCCAGTCCTGCTTCGAAGGAACGTCCTCAAAAGCGCCCACGACATCTACATGCGGGCCATCCGAAACGTCATGCAGAGCACGCACTTCAGAAGAGCCTTCAACATaagggagggggaggaaccCTACGAGTCCTTCATTTACTTCTTTGACAAATTCGCCTACGtctacaacaaaaaaaataagtatgcGCGCACAGGTGACGTCAAGACGTTTAATACACCTCAAAACATTAAGTGGAACTACTTCTACTATTTGTTAAAGTATGGCTCGGGAACGAATTACAACAATGAGGTCTTTTTGGAAAACTTCTTTTATGGGAAGGAATCAAATCTGGTGAAACCAAAGAAGGATAACATTTTAAAGGAGTTCCTAGTCCACTTCACCGTCTTCTTTTACCTCTTCAAGTTGGACTAA
- a CDS encoding histone-arginine methyltransferase (putative) → MDKESPKLVDQQLLEQMKKTIEVFAQESTCTSKEAFADDKYAYSLIDNYKSRRTKNVVIHMLKNDINILQYNEEYKNIIFINFLRLCQLNNLNVKKYHDMFLKCDIFSYILNSEKYVHVFLKSIINNDKLLWDVNTDHFEFVTFPMAVNTQNEHGETGNLGDHYQDSCYVLDERQKLKLNDLVENSSDCCESSPFSEDEISVSSEFSEKSLHVISGCLKVNGNLPHPSMDTNLEECLKKGNAAFMKKEHIFQNQLSGKDEAPVEGINDSIISLQEEEKPKESDDTMWEKKSRNSFAGNSSSTLNNINLNHLIDTIVDAGKWGDEDTPRGGRSKRSTNGMQKKSSLNESIIEKFVTKSENDQDEVLNLYKKVNSMEKIIKHLIGEIMRRDMVRKAPLGVPLGGVPLGRVPPGGVPIEETEEAEQNETQKNHQGEPPPNDMTSSTSKDCGEYEEDTDSKYFESYNNTGIHRTMILDKSRTNCYYEFIKKNKEIFQNKVVLDIGCGSSIISLFCADHAKIVVGIDNAHRILTKARKITERNGANNIYLFEGKIEQNNIYIDEKEEIHYINKKEDLEKYKKIYNIQKLQILKFDIIISEWMGYFLFYECIDTILYARDFYLKENGLLLPNKVYLYLAGYNDLEYINENIFIWDSPLYGKDLSELKPSSKHFMENAKIINLDKNKVSTQVVNYAIVDMYTYRKNENVYISSDFKIVVNKGRLVTSLCFYFDCHFEAYRFCPGESTHSVQNLPPAGEQCTNAILTTSMFEQETHWRQTLLHLHCPNFTIANISAPAEGEHPNELSGKIFISPAGEHSRNVNVLLQIRKNESMNVGEDWTCWYSLD, encoded by the coding sequence ATGGACAAGGAAAGTCCAAAGCTGGTAGACCAGCAGCTGCTGgaacaaatgaagaagacCATCGAAGTGTTTGCCCAAGAATCCACATGCACAAGTAAGGAAGCATTTGCAGATGATAAGTATGCGTACAGCCTAATTGATAACTACAAAAGCAGGAGGACGAAAAATGTTGTTATACATATGCTTAAAAAcgacataaatatattacagTACAATgaagaatacaaaaatataatttttatcaactTTTTAAGATTGTGCCAATTGAATAATTTAAACGTAAAAAAGTATCAtgatatgtttttaaaatgtgatattttttcctatattttgaattcggaaaaatacgtacatgtttttttaaagtctattataaataatgacAAATTGTTGTGGGATGTGAATACGGACCATTTTGAATTCGTTACCTTTCCCATGGCTGTCAATACCCAGAATGAACATGGCGAAACGGGAAATCTGGGTGACCATTACCAAGACAGCTGCTACGTGTTGGACGAaaggcaaaaattaaaactgaATGATCTTGTAGAAAATTCCTCAGATTGTTGTGAGTCCTCCCCATTTAGCGAAGACGAAATTTCCGTATCGTCTGAATTTTCGGAAAAGTCCCTACACGTGATAAGCGGTTGCCTAAAGGTGAATGGCAACTTACCCCATCCGAGCATGGACACCAATTTGGAGGAGtgtcttaaaaaaggaaatgccgcttttatgaaaaaggaacacatcTTTCAGAATCAACTAAGCGGGAAGGACGAAGCGCCAGTGGAGGGCATAAATGACAGTATCATCTCCCTgcaagaggaggaaaaaccaAAGGAGAGCGATGACACTatgtgggagaaaaaaagccGAAATAGTTTCGCAGGGAACTCCTCGTCCACCCTGAACAATATTAATTTGAACCATTTAATAGACACAATTGTGGACGCGGGTAAATGGGGTGATGAGGATACcccgaggggggggaggagtaAGAGGAGCACCAAcggcatgcaaaaaaaaagtagcctAAACGAATCAATCATAGAAAAATTTGTGACAAAGTCAGAAAATGACCAAGACGAGGTGCTCAATTTGTATAAAAAGGTTAACAGCatggagaaaattattaaacaTTTAATTGGAGAAATAATGAGGAGAGATATGGTAAGAAAGGCGCCTCTTGGAGTTCCCCTTGGAGGAGTTCCCCTTGGAAGAGTTCCCCCAGGAGGAGTACCCATCGAAGAAACCGAAGAGGCGGAACAAAATGAGACCCAGAAGAACCACCAAGgggaaccccccccaaaCGATATGACGAGCAGCACGAGCAAGGACTGTGGCGAATACGAAGAAGACACGGACAGTAAATATTTCGAAAGTTACAACAACACAGGTATACACAGAACTATGATTCTAGATAAGAGCAGAACAAATTGCTACTacgaatttataaaaaaaaataaagaaatatttcaaaataaagtGGTCCTAGATATAGGATGCGGGTCTTCCATCATTTCTCTCTTCTGTGCTGACCACGCGAAAATTGTTGTCGGAATTGACAACGCCCATAGGATATTAACAAaagcaagaaaaataacgGAAAGAAATGGAGCCAATAATATTTACCTATTCGAAGGAAAAATAGagcaaaataatatttacattgatgagaaggaggaaatacactacattaacaaaaaggaagacttagaaaaatataaaaaaatttacaatattCAGAAACTGCAAATTCTAAAATttgatattattatttccGAATGGAtgggatattttttattttacgaaTGCATAGACACCATTTTGTATGCCAGAGATTTCTACCTAAAAGAAAATGGCTTGTTGCTGCCAAACAAGGTTTATCTATACCTAGCTGGTTATAATGACttagaatatataaatgaaaatatttttatttgggACAGCCCACTGTATGGAAAAGACCTCTCGGAGTTAAAACCAAGCTCAAAACATTTTAtggaaaatgccaaaattATCAATCtagacaaaaataaagtgtCTACTCAAGTCGTTAATTATGCCATAGTtgatatgtacacatatcgtaaaaatgaaaatgtgtatatttcTTCTGATTTCAAAATTGTAGTTAATAAGGGAAGACTCGTGACGAgtttgtgtttttatttcgaTTGTCACTTTGAAGCGTATAGATTTTGTCCTGGTGAATCAACCCACAGTGTGCAGAATCTACCCCCCGCTGGGGAACAATGCACAAATGCCATTTTGACGACGAGCATGTTCGAGCAAGAAACACATTGGAGGCAGACCCTATTGCATCTGCACTGTCCGAATTTTACCATCGCTAATATTTCTGCCCCCGCGGAAGGGGAACACCCCAATGAGCTATCCGGCAAGATATTCATATCGCCGGCGGGTGAGCACTCTAGAAATGTGAACGTTCTTTTGCAgattagaaaaaatgagtcGATGAATGTGGGCGAGGACTGGACGTGCTGGTACTCCCTCGACTGA
- a CDS encoding hypothetical protein (putative), with product MVTRLRWHYENEQYDTIKLDEKDRKEENEEDNEKEEEQEENEYLKLSKFIPLRLTYEERLYLRLLESTLEVSEYTDKIDVFHSGNKSKKIIKEIKALCSILSGLVIANNYENGQKLIRDRDFLRNSNFFSFVFEIGRRYKILNPDRMRSSYGKLMYFLMDTRREEIYDLLSFNCVAPIKTVYDLLKGKKNGLDILNDNLIKIATMHIDAKGSRSEIQKQIKQKEEAIKYLSRKYASNSSKNSKKNIFRINIPIFNNQNNEDDDSNNAEELEFLSSEEIERCLYSLCDYNTHIKMFCEPCEIMIDYLKTFYDPYEKNSSYSLSIESGKQGSRLTHSHNRQYMYVLQTLYLWKEIGEHMFFLWACAENDMLDFKNPYRLMDTGQGLNRMQSGHKVLSVMKKILHNVQKKLGGWVGSSMIHMGDTNIPNTFMFIDKYTQVPRILTPIVLCLQKIDELYNSTASMKNYIKTEFNGAQNLKMMITCDFFRHGFDGSGGDNFNEAGSCIDGRLTSAWNWCSKIEKKKYFPIFLLTGFVGFDGSF from the exons ATGGTCACGCGTTTGCGGTGGCAC TACGAAAATGAGCAGTATGACACGATAAAGCTAGACGAGAAGGACcgaaaggaggaaaatgaggaggacaacgaaaaggaagaagaacaggAAGAGAATGAGTACCTGAAGTTGAGCAAGTTCATTCCATTAAGACTGACATATGAGGAGAGACTGTACCTTAGGCTGTTGGAAAGTACGTTGGAAGTAAGCGAGTACACAGACAAAATAGACGTATTTCACAGTGGAAATAAAAgcaagaaaattataaaggaAATTAAAGCACTATGTTCTATACTATCCGGATTGGTTATtgcaaataattatgaaaatggGCAGAAATTAATTCGAGACAGAGATTTTCTAAGGAACAGTAACTTCTTCAGTTTTGTTTTCGAAATAGGGAGAcgttataaaattttaaacccGGACAGGATGAGAAGTAGTTACGGAAAGTTGATGTACTTTTTAATGGATACCCGAagagaagaaatatatgattTGTTGTCATTTAATTGTGTAGCACCAATAAAAACTGTATACGATTTAttgaaagggaaaaaaaatggattggatattttaaatgataatttaataaaaattgccacTATGCATATAGACGCAAAGGGCAGCAGGAgtgaaatacaaaaacagATTaaacagaaggaagaagcaataaaatatttatcaagAAAGTACGCAAGCAATAGCAgtaaaaatagtaaaaaaaatatatttagaattaatattcccatttttaataatcaaaataatgaagaCGATGATTCGAATAACGCAGAAGAATTGGAATTTTTGTCGTCAGAAGAAATTGAGAGATGTCTCTACAGTTTATGTGATTataatacacatataaaaatgttttgtgAACCTTGTGAAATTATGAttgattatttaaaaactttttatGACCCTTATGAGAAAAATTCTTCATATTCTCTATCCATCGAATCGGGGAAACAAGGAAGTAGACTAACCCACTCACATAATAGGCAATACATGTACGTTTTACAAACCTTATATTTATGGAAAGAGATAGGGGAACATATGTTTTTCTTGTGGGCGTGCGCAGAAAATGATATGCTTGATTTTAAGAATCCATACCGATTGATGGACACAGGGCAGGGACTAAACCGGATGCAAAGTGGCCACAAAGTGCTGAGTgttatgaagaaaattttgcacaatGTTCAGAAGAAATTGGGAGGATGGGTTGGCTCTAGCATGATTCACATGGGTGACACCAACATTCCCAACACGTTTATGTTTATCGATAAGTACACTCAG GTCCCAAGGATCCTAACGCCAATCGTCCTTTGCTTGCAGAAAATCGATGAGCTCTATAACTCAACAGCCTCGATGAAAAATTACATCAAGACGGAGTTCAACGGTGCCCAAAATTTGAA AATGATGATCACCTGCGATTTCTTTCGCCACGGCTTCGACGGCAGTGGTGGTGACAACTTCAACGAAGCAGGAAGTTGCATCGACGGAAGGTTAACCTCCGCCTGGAATTGGTGTtccaaaattgaaaagaaaaaatacttccccatatttttgttaaccgGATTTGTTGGTTTCGATGGATCCTTTTAG